From the genome of Fulvia fulva chromosome 12, complete sequence:
ATCGCGTTCTGAGTCCCCGGTCATCGACATCGATGGCATGCCTTGTACAGCTTTCATGGAAGCTGATATTGACTGTGATGGCTGACAAAAATGTAAAAGGTATGTGAGGGGGCAAAAAGAACGACACTGGCCTAACAGTCGACCACAGCCGCCAGTGGCAATGAAATTCGAACCACGGACGTTCCGTGGCTCGAACTTGATGCACAGTAACGAGTGCAGGGCCGTGCAGGATTGATCACATGCTATCTCCGTCGAGGGTTCGCATTTGTACCGTTAGGCCAGTGCTGCTCGGCGATGTTCAAGCATATCAGGTGGCATATATACCTCCTCACCAGCGTGATCACATGGTTGCATGAGAGACACTTGAAGCCTGATATATTGTTGTTCTTGACTGTTGTTCTCATTTTCTGCATAAAACATCATGCTACAGGGTACAGGGTATAAAGCGTACTATCATCTGAACCGTCTTCTCACAAGAAGCATTCCTCGCATTCATCATAGCTCATTGCTCCTTCTCTTGTACTCCTCATCATCCGCAATCTCCTCCTTCTCGATCTCCGCTCCACGCACAGTGCCCTCGGGATCACTATCACTTCCAGCCTGCGGATGCTCGTGCTTCTCCAGGTCAATAGTCTCCTTACCCTTTCGCACCCTTCTCTCGGTCCACACAGGGTTCTCACCCTTCTCATGTGCGGTCTCGAAGATGGCGTCCATGGCTTCGAGCTTGTATCCGTTAGTCTCGGGGAAGAACCAGTATACGACCGGGATGTGGAAGTAGTTGAAGCACATGAAGACGAAGTAGGTTTGCCAACCGATCTTGTTGATCATGATGGGTGCGAGTTGGACGACACCATAGTTGATGAGCCAGTTACTGCAGGTAGAGAAACCGTTGGCTTCGGCACGGATTCGGATTGGAGTTACCTCGGCCGGGTAGAGCCAGGTCACTCCGAGCCAGCCGATGGCGAAACAGGTGTTATAGACGAAGATGAAGACGGTGGCGGCGTAGGCTGGGGCCTTGTAGGTGTCGGTCGCTTTCGATAGGCAAGCGCCGATGATGAGCAAGCTTGTTCCCATACCGAAGGCACCCCACAGCATGAGCATGCGACGTCCGAGCTTGTCGACAACGAAGAGCGCGATAAGGGCGGAGATGAAGAACTCCGTGCCCAGGCAGCCAGTCATTAGACGAGAAAGCTCAGGATCGAAGCCAAGACTGTCTTCAAACACAGTCGTAGCGTAGTATGTGACCTGTCTCGTGTTAATACGTGCCTACTGACCTGGAGGTCAAATGGACTAGATTACTCACCAGGTTAAGACCGCCAAGCTGTTGGAAGGCTTGTGCCAGACAAGCCGCGCTGAGTCGCCAGAGATTCATCTCTTTGCCGTTGGTGAGCAGCTCTTTGGGCTTGAGCTTAGTCGAAGAGGTGATCTCGTTGATGCGTTGCATCTCCGCGATGTCGGCGATCAGAGTTGGGTCGTCGGCTGGCTTGTCCTCAAGAACTGCTGTAATGGTTCGTGCAGCATCCACATTCTCCTGCTTGCCAGTTTTGATGAGCCATCGAGGCGACTCTGGGTAGAGCAATACACCAAGTATCAGGAGGAGACCGAAGACTGCTTGCAGCGCGATCGGGAACCGCCATTGGAATGAGTCGTACTGTGTGACGAACCAGAAACCGTAGTTGACCCAGTAGCTCAAGCAGATTCCACCTGTGATGAGGGCACCCTCAAACAGTACCAAGAAACCTCTGATCGTTGGTGGAGCCATTTCGGATTGCCAGACAGGTATACTGCTTGTATTCATGCCGTTCCCTACTCCAGTGACTATCCGTCCGACAATCATATGTCCTAATGTGAAGGCAGTTGATTGCAGAGCAGTTCCGATGAGCATGATAACAGTTCCGATCAAGACCGACTTCCGTCTGCCAAGTTTGTCTCCGACAAAGACAATGAGGAAGGATCCAATGAGACAGCCGACTTCGTAGATAGCAACGACCAATGCCTGAATGGCGCCGCTCTTGTTGTCCGGATCCATTTGAGGGAATTGTTCTAAGAAGGCAGGCTCCGTGATGATTCCGGACATGATTCCTTGATCGTAGCCGAAAAGTAAGAAGCCAGAAGCGGCAGTGATACATACACCAGTCTGCAGGGCTTTACCACTAATATGGCCGCCCAGCATGCCTTTGTGGCTAAAGATTGCCATGGTTGATCGAGCGCCGTGCTAGAGTCCAGCTCGACGGGGCGACTAAAAGAGTGTTGTGTTGGAGGAAAGGGTCAGAAGAGAGCCCACAGAAATGACAGACTTACCATATATACGTGCCAAACGGCATCTTCACAGACCGACGCTGTGACGAAGTCCCGGTGCCTCCAAAGGCGTCAGAGAATTCAGTTCCACTCTGGAGCTCTGGGGAGGCCGCGCCAAGACCAGATCAGCATACTCAACGATGAACACATAGTTCGGAGTGCTTGCAGTCGTCGCGATGATGTTGTGAGATGTATGGCCGACGCCGAATACAGCGGGTCGAGTTCGGTGGACTTTGACATCATGGCCGGCATGGGTGGAACTCGGAGCGGCTGTGGAGGGTTCAACGCCGCATCCACTTCCCTATCGCAAGCAACAGCAAGAGGTGCAAGCGTTGTGAAAGCTCATCTCGCCAAGCGCTGTGACATAGTCTGGCTCCAGTCTTGAGTGACGATCTTCTGTATGAAGTCCTGCGATCGAAGTCTTGTTCTGATGTCGTGAAGGAGGCTTTACAACGACATGCTTCTTCAATCGGGTGTCATTGTGTCCTGCCAACGTGAGCGATACCGGTTCAATCGCGCCTGTCTAGGCATGTGATATGGTCCAAGTAGTTCCCAGTGCAGCAGTCGATGGCCAAACAGCACTTCGATGGCCTCGATCAGATCGCAGAAGATGTGGATTGTTGAGCGGTGCCTTCTCGGTGAAGATGTTTTGGGCGCACGGGCCCAAGATCTCGGGAAACTCCAATGAGTCGCGCCGACGTCACCTTTCACCTCACCTTTCATGCTTGCACATGCTTGCGTCGTTGGTTGCATGTGATCTTGGTCATGCTTAGCATTCTTTTCAAGCAAGCACCACTCGACCTCCAACGCAGCCTTCCTCTGTGACATGAGGTGGTCACTTGTCCATCTTCGGACTGCGGCCCTAGGTCTAGACGTTGCTTCCTTGGGAGGAGGATGAGCACGAATACAATTCGAACACTTGCGATACCATGACTCGAGGCACCAGCGTGGACGTACGCTACTGCGATACTGGTGAATCTGTGGGGTTCCAAGTGCCGGAGTGTGAATGTTAGTAAAGTGTCATGTGTTGACACTGTTGAGGATGTGGTATGAGCCAGCACTCGAGATGCCGCTTTAAGTTTGTGCGACAACGCTGGCACATACCGCTCATCGAATCACGAGTACCAACCAAATGGAGTCCACCAGTACCAGCGATAGGTGCTTTATCCTCGAGATCCCAACAGAGCTTCGATTGATCATCTACGAGATGAGCCTCGCAGATCATCGCATTGAGCCGAAATGCGACAACTCCCCGCCGCTCCTTGTGGTGTGTAAGGCGATGCGCAACGAGGCGTTGGAGGTCTTCGAGAAGACGCTGAGGGCGAACCTGGCTACCTTGGACCAGCAAGAGCAGGAGTCGAAGCAGCATTGGCATGAGGAGATGGAGGTGGCATACACCCACGTGGCGAAGTCCACTGCGAGGAAGGCGCACGCTCAGCGTATGCGAGACATTCGCACACTCCAGCGTACGAACATGCAGGAGTTGGGTACGGTGCAGAAAAGGCTGTATGGTAAGATTGGAGAAGATGTTGTCAGATGGAACGCACTGGAAAGCAGACGCTTCGTGCCCGGGTATCCTCCGTTGGCATGAAAGGGAACGGTGAGCATGCAATCTCGAAGGTTACGAGTCGAGCGACATGTGACGCTGTGAGGAGCTCGCCGACCTCAATCGAGGATGTGCACATGGCGCCAGCTGGCCACATATGGGCTATTTTTTTCAAGCTCACTACACAAACCGCTCGATTCTCTCCTTTCTCCAAGTCCTCTGCCCACAGTTTCAAGGAGTTTGAGCCGATTGCGCAGAAAGGTGTCGCACGACATGGGTAACAACTGCTCTCGTGCCAGACGACACGCCCGGAGGAACAAGGTCACGTCCGAGAAGTGCTGTATTTTGGCCATACCTGCAGAGCTCCGTCTCAGCATCTACGACTTCTACTTCTGCGAGTATAACACAAACTTGCACCAAGACAAGTGTCCAGCCCTTCTACAGGTCTGCAAGCAATTTCACAACGAGGTAAGAACATCGTGGTTTTCCGGAGTCCAAAACGTACGGCTGATGTCGTCTTCCTCTGATGCACGCAATGCCCGAATATGAGAAGCATTTGAGGTGTCGACTGGCTGCACTCTACGAGGAGCGCAATACAATGGCACCTCGCCTTGCAGAGGCTCGCGATCTACATTGGGCGCAACGCAATAGAGTGTTGACACCGCATCCGCGGTGACGACGCTTGAGATCCGGCTCGACGAAATGTTTATAACGCCGCGCGCTATCCGCCAGATGATCGCTAGGATATCGCAAGACGAGGGCTATGGGACGATCCGCGACGAATATCCATGACTGCATAGTAGAGCATGACCGTCCCCAGCGGCTTCTAGTATCATGGGCATGGGATAAGAGACGAGCAAAATAGAGCCAGTCTAAAAAGGCGGTGAACGTTCAGGGGCTCTCGGCAAAAGAGGTGGCCGCGTCACGAGAAGTTGAGGTTGTTTCGACCGTTGCGGGAGCATAATCGTGGCGTAGCGACTGCTTGAAAGGTAGCAGCATTAAAGCTTCGACGATATCGAAGTTTTCCACGGTGCTCGAAGCACCCTGTGCAAGCCATGCCTGTTATTATCGCTAGAGCGGACAATTGATTCACTTGGTAGTGAAGACCAAACCCGCTTGGTCTGTGCGGTGTGTGCTGGCACATGGACTCACAGAAGATTTTCTCTTCCTCTTCCTCTTCTCATTATGCCATCACTCCGAGCCCTCATTGTTCAGCTCAAATAGCAGACAAGAATCCCATAAGCATGGCCAACGAGCAAACACTCTCGCTTCAGGGCGAAGCGCAATCGAAGACATCCAAGTGCCACCTCCTTGCCCTCCCAGTGGAACTACGCCTCTGTATCTACGACCACTACTTCGCAGACTGCATCCCCAATTCGACCAACAAGGACGGCTCGGCGCTCCTCGAAGTGTGCAGAACCATCCGCATCGAGGCCACGCCAGAATGTGAGAAGCACATGACCACTCAGCTGGGGATCCTCGATCGACAATTTGTGGCGAGTACGGAGCATTACTTGAACATACGGGCTCGATGGGCGTCCGGCACTCACCCCATCTTTCTAAGTGGGATGATCCTGGTTAGGGAGAATCTGGACCGGATCTCGAGGAGGAAGTGCGCATTGATCAAGATGCAGGGAGACATTCGGCAGGTGTGGGAGAGGGAGAAGGCCGAGGATGCGTTTAGTCTCATGGTACTGGAGGAGAAGGGAAGTGAGAGATTGCCGTGGGCTTGAGGAGTTTTCGAGAGTGTGGTTGAGCCGACTTGAAGGACATGTGCGATGACTAGACGGCCTGCATGTGACTGCACTTGGTCTGTGCAGAATGAGGGGCTACAAATGTCTTCGCTTCGGTTCGCTTCTTTTCTCGTTGCCATCAATCAGTACCTTCAACAAACTCCCAAAGTCACCACCAAGACCATGACTACTTCAGGCTCACATAGTGACACCACTGCAAACAACATAAAATATCACATCATGATCATACCACCAGAAATCCGCCTCGAGATCTACGACCACTACTTCACTTCCTTCAAACTCGACATCAAGGCCGACAACACGAGTGCTGACGAGGGCAGGGCTCTCAAACCGCCTCTGCTCGCCACCTGCAAACGCATTCGCGAAGAAGCTCTCACTTGCTACGAGGCTCGACTCAAGACGCTGCTCGAGTGCAATGAACAGAAGCTGCAAGAGAA
Proteins encoded in this window:
- a CDS encoding Sugar transporter STL1, which encodes MAIFSHKGMLGGHISGKALQTGVCITAASGFLLFGYDQGIMSGIITEPAFLEQFPQMDPDNKSGAIQALVVAIYEVGCLIGSFLIVFVGDKLGRRKSVLIGTVIMLIGTALQSTAFTLGHMIVGRIVTGVGNGMNTSSIPVWQSEMAPPTIRGFLVLFEGALITGGICLSYWVNYGFWFVTQYDSFQWRFPIALQAVFGLLLILGVLLYPESPRWLIKTGKQENVDAARTITAVLEDKPADDPTLIADIAEMQRINEITSSTKLKPKELLTNGKEMNLWRLSAACLAQAFQQLGGLNLVTYYATTVFEDSLGFDPELSRLMTGCLGTEFFISALIALFVVDKLGRRMLMLWGAFGMGTSLLIIGACLSKATDTYKAPAYAATVFIFVYNTCFAIGWLGVTWLYPAEVTPIRIRAEANGFSTCSNWLINYGVVQLAPIMINKIGWQTYFVFMCFNYFHIPVVYWFFPETNGYKLEAMDAIFETAHEKGENPVWTERRVRKGKETIDLEKHEHPQAGSDSDPEGTVRGAEIEKEEIADDEEYKRRSNEL